A DNA window from Gillisia sp. Hel1_33_143 contains the following coding sequences:
- a CDS encoding AAA family ATPase — MSNVAAAESLVKKHQQLKQEIARVIVGQEQVIEQILLSIYAGGHALLIGVPGLAKTLMVNTISKALGLEFKRIQFTPDLMPSDILGSEILDENRHFKFIKGPVFSNIVLADEINRTPPKTQAAMLEAMQERSVTVSGQNYGLDLPYFVLATQNPIEQEGTYPLPEAQLDRFMFAVHLDYPSFEEEVAVVKSTTNNEKIKVSALFNAKEIIEIQQLVRMVPVPDNVIEYAVRLVGKTRPQGDSAPTIIKNYVDWGAGPRASQNLILAAKAHALVNSKFSPDIEDVQAVAVGILRHRIIKNYKAEAEGLSEAFIIKELF, encoded by the coding sequence ATGTCTAACGTTGCTGCTGCAGAATCTTTAGTAAAGAAACACCAACAATTAAAGCAAGAGATTGCAAGAGTTATTGTAGGGCAGGAGCAGGTTATAGAACAAATATTACTTTCCATTTATGCGGGCGGGCATGCGCTTTTAATAGGGGTGCCCGGCCTTGCAAAAACCCTTATGGTGAATACCATTTCTAAGGCTTTAGGGTTAGAATTTAAAAGAATTCAATTTACTCCAGATCTTATGCCTAGTGATATTTTAGGATCTGAGATCCTAGATGAGAATAGACATTTTAAATTCATTAAAGGCCCGGTGTTTTCAAATATTGTACTTGCAGATGAGATTAACAGAACTCCCCCAAAAACACAGGCAGCAATGTTGGAAGCAATGCAAGAACGAAGCGTTACTGTTAGCGGACAGAACTACGGTTTAGATCTACCTTATTTTGTGCTTGCCACACAAAACCCAATAGAGCAGGAGGGCACCTATCCCTTACCAGAAGCACAATTAGATCGATTTATGTTTGCTGTACATTTAGATTACCCAAGTTTTGAGGAAGAAGTGGCGGTAGTTAAGAGTACGACGAATAATGAAAAAATTAAAGTTTCAGCATTATTTAATGCAAAAGAAATTATTGAGATTCAGCAATTAGTTAGAATGGTTCCTGTTCCAGACAATGTAATAGAATATGCAGTAAGGTTAGTTGGAAAGACAAGACCACAAGGAGATTCTGCTCCCACCATAATAAAGAATTATGTAGATTGGGGAGCAGGCCCAAGAGCTTCACAAAATTTAATACTAGCAGCTAAGGCACATGCATTGGTAAATTCAAAGTTCTCTCCAGATATAGAAGATGTACAAGCCGTTGCTGTGGGCATATTAAGGCATAGAATAATTAAGAATTACAAAGCAGAGGCAGAAGGATTATCAGAAGCATTTATTATTAAAGAGCTATTTTGA